Genomic segment of Vidua macroura isolate BioBank_ID:100142 chromosome 17, ASM2450914v1, whole genome shotgun sequence:
ATGGTTGCTGGGATGGTTGCCGGGGCGGTTGCCGGGGCGGTTGCCGGGGCGGTTGCTGGGATGGTTGCTGGGATGGTTGCTGGGATGGTTGCTGGGATGGTTGCCGGGGCAGTTGCTGGGATGGTTGCTGGGATGGTTGCCAGGGACAGTTGCTGGGATGGTTGCTGGGACAGTTGCTGGGATGGTTGCTGGGATGGTTGCTGGGATGGTTGCCGGGGCGGTTGCCGGGATGGTCGCTGGGATGGTTGCTGGGATGGTTGCTGGGATGGTTGCCAGGGATGGTTGCTGGGATGGTTGCCAGGGATGGTTGCTGGGATGGTTGCTGGGATGGTTGCTGGGATGGTTGCCAGGGACAGTTGCTGGGATGGTTGCTGGGATGGTTGCTGGGATGGTTGCCGGGGCGGTTGCCGGGAGCGGCGGTGGCTGGGCCGGGCCGGAAGCGCTTCCAGCGGGCGGGAGCCGTTCcggggcggcgcgggccggggagcggagcggagcggagcgggcggTGAGCGGGGCCGTGCCGGGTTCTGCGGGCAAGGGGCGCTGGCGAGGGGCAGCGGTGGCTTCAGCATCGCCCCGGGAAGCGAGTGCAGAGCCAGGGGGGGCTCGCTGGTGCTGCCGAGGCCGGACGGCACCGCGGGAGCTGGCCCGGgagggaggaggatggagggaggaggagggagggatggagggaggaggagggaggaggacgCCAATGTccccgccctggggctgcaccgCTGCTTCTGCCGCAGCCCGGGCACGGCTGGCCAGCCCCCGGGCCCTTgtcccacagctgggctcctCGGCCATGGATTCAGCGGTGCGGGTAGGAATAGCCGGTGGAAATTGCCCAGGCTCCCTCCCGGCACCTGCTGAGCCAGTTAAAAATTCCAACTTGAGCTTTTTTTGCCTCGTCCTTTGACGGAATCTTTCACTGTACTTTATTTCCACCCCAAGAAGAAGCTGATATATATTACTTGAGCTGTTCCCGTGGCTTTGTCCTCTGCCGGTTATTTATGTAGTGCCACATCAGCTGGGAAACACAGTGCAGCAAGAAGAAAGGTTGGAGTGTCTCCTGGCTGGTGTGCGGCCCTGACCCTGGAAATATGTTGGTTATTTATCACAGGGGCTGGTCCTGAGCCATGGGGAGCAGCCACATCCTCTTTGGTGCTGTCACTGAgcaaagcaggagctgcagccccaagGAGCCCCTGGCTGGTTCTGTGGGGAGAGGAAGGATCTTCCCACTCCTCCagcttccctcctcctccttccctccactCCTCCAGCTCATTCACTGGGCATCAGATCTCATCAAGAAACTGGAGGGGGCAAGGGCAGCTTCCTCTCAGGGTCTGACAGAGGAGCATTGTTCATTAAATGCAATTGAAGAAGAACTGCTCTAAGTGTGGCCATGGTGAGATGGTCTGAGGAGAAAGGCAGTTGACAACCTGTGGAGAAGAAGAGATGCTATCTGAGGAATAAATGGTGAAACTGAACTTTCTGGGAACAGGGAGGAAGGCTCCACCATCCAGGGACCTGTTGGTTTAGGTGCAAGGTGGAGGCTTTGGGCATTGTGTGAACCACTGGAGTTTTTTAAAACTGAGGAATTTTGCTCAGAGTTGGGCTTCAGTTTGGAGCAGGAAGATCAATGGTCTGAGCGTGGGTTGCCTGAGCAAGCAAGGACACTGCTGTAATTAGCTGGAGCACAATGCCAGGTTTTTCTGACCATGTTTCATGGGGTACTGCTTCAGAtggtggtggcagctgctgccagcctgcaggAGAGTTCTTGGTGCTGGTCATGGCACCTGGATTTGTTAGAGAACTACTAATGCCTTCAGGGGAGGTGAGctagaaaaggggaaaggagggggagaGTTGTGGAAGATGAGgacagagatttttttgttttcattgtatctgtttccttttcctgtttatCTCTGTGTTGTGTTTCAGGTGTGAGAATCAGGATTATCAGCAGGAGTTTGTCCTGAGAAAACTCCAGGTGAGGAATGAAGGAActtcccttcctgctgtgtTTGAGAACAGGGCGGGCAGcaataacattttcaaaaggTATCCAAATGAGATAAATGCAACTCAGAGGTGATTCTGTTCCTTGCTTAGGAACTGCTGCCTTAGTGGGTTGGGAGAGGTGATTTAAAAGGCAGAAGCAATTGGGATGAGGCACATGCATGCAGGCTTTGTTCACAGCAGTGAGCAGCCTTTGGGACTGGCTGAGCCTGGCTGGGTCAGTGTGTGTCCTGACCTCACGTTCAGGTCCCACACAGCCCTTGCTGACTGAGTTTGAATCAGAATTTGAAACATTCTCTTTCACTGAAGTACAGACCTGAACAGGACCTCAAGGGATCACCTATTCTTATCTCCTGGTTCAAAGGCAGAATTCTATATacccaaacccatcccaggCCAGTGCTTATGTGATCTGCTCTTCTGAATCACCAGTGGCAGGGATTCCACACTCTCTATTCCAGTGGCTGGCAGTCTGTGCAGCTGGAAGTGTTCTTCTgtcttaaaatgcaaaataacatTCTGTGTTTCAACTGAATGAAaactaaataattatttttgttatttatataCCTCTCCCTTTAGTGTGTCACCAAGTGATAGTTGCCTCTTGTGCAATGGCATTGAGTTGATTCTCAGATTTAACAACTGTAACTTCTCTGGAATTACATGCCACGTTTACCATCCTTCTGGACTGGGTCACATCTGCAGATTGTAACAATCCTCCCAGCCTGAGAAATGCAGAGATACCTCCTGCTTTGGAGATAATTCCTAGGAGGCAAACTCAGCCTACAAACTCAGTCACACCCAAGCTTTAGTGGTACAGAGAGTTGTAACTATCAGTGAGCAGTGCTGATCCAGGGAATGCACACTGGCATCATCCAGGTCAGGAGAACCGAGTGGGGCACTAATCACAGCTGAGTGTGATGCCATCTCAGACTAATTGGATTTCCCTTTGGGGACTTCCTGAGGCATACTCTAGCAAttctggcagcagagctctccctCGTTGTAAAAAGCCATTACTCATTCATAGAGCAAATTGACAACTCCATTAGCAAAAGAtaaagggaggaaggaaggatggtCTCATGGCTGAGAAGCTTGGGACCCAGGAGATCAATATTTAACTCTGCCACAAACTACCTGTGAGCCTGTTTTAAGTTATGTGGGGCTTAGTGTAACCAGCCACCAAAGCCACACTTAAATTTATACACATAACTCATTCCTCTGTCTTCAGCAGCTCTATTCTGTGTGGTTTAAGCAGTTGGGTTTGTAGAGCATCTAAAACAAGGCTGTGACCACATGGacaatataagtaaaaataagtagtAATCGCCTTGCATGTGTGATCAGCTTCAGGAAGAAATGTATTCTTGCTTATTAAGCTTTTCCCTTATTGTTTCATGAACATGCTTCATATTTTGTTTGTCTGCTCCTCACCCACAAATGGCCTAATACCAGGAGTCGAGGGCTGTTTTTGTAGGCAGGTGACAAAAGACAAACACCCAAATTAAACACAGCTTTCCTTTTTGTTATTGCTCCAGTAGATCAAGAGTATCTTCAAAACTCCATGAGGGAATCTGTCATTTGTGGATAACAAAGTGAGTGCCAGAAAGGATGATGCAAAAAATTGCTCTGTATTTGCCCCCTTGCAGTAACCAGTTTTCTTGAGAGCAGTAGAGGAGAAGGGTGCACTGACAATGGCTGCAGAGTTGGATTTCTCCCCACCCGAGATCCCTGAGCCCACGTTCATGGAGAATGTGCTACGCTATGGACTCTTCTTTGGAGCCATTTTCCAGCTGATCTGTGTGCTTGCCATCATCCTGCCCGTGTCCAAGTCCCACAAGACAGTAAGTGCTGCTCTTTAATATTGATACAAATCAGAGAAAACAGGATGGGAGGGAATGTTGAGTAGCTAATGGAGACACAGCTGCCCCTGGGATTGATGACAGTTTCATTGTTTaatctccttccttccctctggctTTCCCACCTCCAGCTTCTGTTTTGTGATTTACTACCAGATAGGAAAGTCAGGAACAAATATCTGAGCCAGGATCTCCCTTAATATCAGTGAAAAAAGCAACCTGAAGCACTGACAAGGTGCTAAATGCATGTGCAgttcctggctgcaggagaaggCTTTGTCCCAAGCCATATTGTCATCCTGCTGCTGATTTGCTTCATTAATTGCCAGGCAGGGCATCCCCTTTGCAGGACCTGCCTTCAGGAAATGACTCTGGGCTTGAGTTTGTGTGTGATTTTTGGAACCAAGATGCAGGT
This window contains:
- the MANBAL gene encoding protein MANBAL, yielding MAAELDFSPPEIPEPTFMENVLRYGLFFGAIFQLICVLAIILPVSKSHKTDSDSFEPKNSETVKKPKAAAPQMSKKPKKETKKKR